A window from Myxococcus fulvus encodes these proteins:
- the sthA gene encoding Si-specific NAD(P)(+) transhydrogenase: protein MRDFDLVVIGSGPAGEWGAVQAALAGKRVAVVEREPVLGGTAANTGTLPSKTLRETSLHLSGLKARGLYSVETTLRHEATVSDFLYRERRVKGMERERIAHNLEHHGIQVFQGSGTLLDEHTVVVRRAGADDVRLTGAFILVATGSKPYRPPLYPFGDVRVHDSDEVLEIGQLPKSLVVVGGGVIGCEYACMFAALGIPVTLVEVKAELLSFLDDEFSALLAQRMEALGIRLRFGQTVEKVDVPAACEVPIRLTLSSGEEVSADQVLVASGRSANTDGLGLAELGVKLGARGQVEVGPGFQTAVPHIYAVGDVIGFPALASTSMDQARVAVEHAFCLGGPLSIATVLPYGIYTIPEVSTAGETEEGLRAKAIPYVAGRARFATNPRGQIIGETHGLLKLLFHRESLKLLGVHVLGEQASELVHIGLVAMLTGSTARLFLETCFNYPTLSEAYKSATFDAMDRLKRGLV from the coding sequence GGCCGGTGAGTGGGGGGCGGTGCAGGCGGCGCTGGCGGGCAAGCGCGTGGCGGTGGTGGAGCGTGAGCCCGTGCTGGGTGGAACCGCGGCCAACACCGGGACGCTGCCGTCCAAGACGTTGCGGGAGACGTCGCTGCACCTGTCCGGCCTCAAGGCGCGCGGCCTCTACAGCGTGGAGACGACGCTGCGCCACGAGGCCACCGTCTCCGACTTCCTCTACCGCGAGCGCCGCGTGAAGGGCATGGAGCGCGAGCGCATCGCCCACAACCTGGAGCACCACGGCATCCAGGTGTTCCAGGGCAGCGGCACGCTCCTGGACGAGCACACCGTCGTGGTGCGCCGCGCGGGTGCCGACGACGTGCGCCTCACCGGCGCCTTCATCCTCGTCGCCACCGGCTCCAAGCCCTACCGGCCGCCGCTGTACCCCTTCGGCGACGTGCGCGTGCACGACTCGGACGAGGTGCTGGAGATCGGCCAGCTGCCCAAGTCGCTCGTCGTGGTGGGCGGCGGCGTCATCGGGTGCGAGTACGCGTGCATGTTCGCCGCGCTCGGCATCCCCGTGACACTGGTGGAGGTGAAGGCGGAGCTCTTGTCCTTCCTCGACGACGAGTTCTCCGCGCTGCTCGCCCAGCGCATGGAGGCGCTCGGCATCCGCCTGCGCTTCGGCCAGACGGTGGAGAAGGTGGACGTGCCCGCCGCGTGCGAGGTGCCCATCCGCCTGACGCTGTCCTCTGGTGAGGAGGTCTCCGCGGACCAGGTGCTGGTGGCCTCGGGCCGCTCGGCGAACACGGACGGCCTGGGGCTGGCGGAGCTGGGCGTGAAGCTGGGCGCACGCGGACAGGTGGAGGTGGGCCCCGGCTTCCAGACGGCCGTGCCGCACATCTACGCGGTGGGAGACGTCATCGGCTTCCCCGCGCTGGCCTCCACCTCCATGGACCAGGCGCGCGTCGCGGTGGAGCACGCCTTCTGCCTGGGCGGCCCCTTGTCCATCGCCACCGTGCTGCCCTACGGCATCTACACCATCCCCGAGGTCTCCACGGCCGGCGAGACGGAGGAGGGGCTGCGCGCCAAGGCCATCCCCTACGTGGCCGGCCGCGCCCGCTTCGCCACCAACCCGCGCGGGCAGATCATCGGCGAGACGCACGGCCTCCTGAAGCTGCTCTTCCACCGCGAGAGCCTCAAGCTGCTGGGCGTGCACGTCCTCGGCGAGCAGGCCTCGGAGCTGGTGCACATCGGCCTCGTGGCCATGCTCACCGGCTCCACCGCGCGGCTCTTCCTGGAGACGTGCTTCAACTACCCGACGCTGTCGGAGGCCTACAAGTCGGCCACGTTCGACGCGATGGACCGCCTCAAGCGCGGCCTCGTCTGA
- a CDS encoding nuclear transport factor 2 family protein — protein sequence MSASENFSVARAWLAAFNAHDVEGLVALYAEDCTHTSPKIRVLHPETGGKLVGRPALAKWWREAIARLPGLRYEETALTADGERVFMEYLRHAPGEEPMPVAEVLEVKGGRIVASRVYHG from the coding sequence ATGAGCGCGAGCGAAAACTTCTCCGTGGCCCGAGCCTGGCTGGCCGCCTTCAACGCCCATGACGTGGAGGGGCTGGTGGCGCTGTACGCCGAGGACTGCACCCACACCTCGCCCAAGATCAGGGTCCTGCACCCGGAGACGGGCGGGAAGCTGGTGGGCCGGCCGGCCCTGGCGAAGTGGTGGCGGGAGGCCATCGCCCGGCTGCCTGGGCTGCGCTACGAGGAGACGGCGCTGACGGCGGACGGCGAGCGCGTCTTCATGGAGTACCTGCGGCACGCGCCCGGCGAGGAGCCCATGCCGGTGGCGGAGGTGCTGGAGGTGAAGGGCGGACGCATCGTCGCGTCGCGCGTGTACCACGGCTGA